A single Ochrobactrum sp. BTU1 DNA region contains:
- a CDS encoding amino acid ABC transporter ATP-binding protein has translation MIELRQIRKSYGEIEVLKGIDLTVARGKIVSIIGPSGSGKSTLLRSINMLEETSSGEIWLDGQQVNRPLKGRAFEKHINHIRQEMGMVFQQFNLFPHLTVLQNIMVGPIKLKGLSRADALDRANNLLAKVGLVDKGHAYPARLSGGQKQRVAIARALAMQPKVMLFDEATSALDPELVEEVNQVMKQLANEHMTMLIVTHEMRFAAEVSDHVMFMDGGVVVEQGAPSQVLSDPAEERTRAFLRKHLSQ, from the coding sequence ATGATCGAATTGCGCCAAATTCGGAAATCTTACGGCGAGATTGAGGTGCTGAAAGGCATCGACCTGACTGTTGCACGCGGGAAGATTGTTTCCATCATCGGCCCCAGCGGCTCAGGAAAAAGCACGTTGCTCCGCTCCATCAATATGTTGGAGGAAACCTCAAGCGGTGAAATCTGGCTTGATGGACAACAGGTAAATCGTCCGCTCAAGGGGCGCGCTTTTGAAAAGCACATCAACCACATCCGCCAGGAAATGGGCATGGTGTTTCAGCAGTTTAACCTCTTTCCGCATCTGACGGTTCTGCAGAACATCATGGTTGGACCAATCAAGCTCAAGGGCCTCTCCCGGGCGGATGCGTTGGACCGTGCCAACAACCTCCTGGCCAAGGTTGGCCTTGTTGATAAGGGACATGCATATCCGGCGCGTCTGTCTGGCGGTCAGAAGCAGCGTGTGGCAATTGCCCGCGCTTTGGCAATGCAGCCCAAAGTTATGCTCTTTGATGAAGCGACATCTGCGCTTGATCCGGAGCTGGTGGAAGAAGTCAATCAGGTCATGAAGCAGCTCGCAAACGAGCACATGACCATGCTGATCGTCACTCACGAAATGCGCTTTGCCGCCGAAGTGTCCGACCATGTGATGTTCATGGATGGTGGTGTGGTGGTTGAACAAGGCGCGCCGAGCCAAGTCTTGTCCGATCCTGCCGAGGAACGGACAAGAGCGTTCCTACGAAAGCATCTTTCGCAATAA
- a CDS encoding amino acid ABC transporter permease, giving the protein MSLDFTVVPPYAELLLIGLLWTVLITVLAGVISVVLGIVIAIVTLHAPKLISFPLRGIVFLFMGTPLLLQLYLLYYGLSQIGIMVPAFWTGVFGLGMHYAAYNADIFRASLETVDKGQMEAARSLGFGNGASLRYFIIPQAILTALPQVGNNSIILLKDTAVLSVLGITELVLNAQRGISETYRPFEFYFVAAVLYYLVNLLMEWGLSKAAKKAEAIR; this is encoded by the coding sequence ATGAGTCTGGATTTCACCGTTGTTCCGCCTTATGCGGAACTGTTGCTCATCGGTCTTCTCTGGACCGTTCTGATCACTGTTCTGGCCGGCGTTATCAGTGTTGTGCTTGGCATTGTGATCGCAATTGTCACTCTTCATGCGCCCAAACTGATAAGCTTTCCCCTCCGCGGCATCGTATTTCTGTTCATGGGCACACCGCTGCTGCTACAGCTTTATCTGCTCTATTATGGCCTGTCGCAGATCGGGATCATGGTGCCTGCATTCTGGACCGGTGTGTTTGGGCTTGGTATGCATTATGCCGCCTACAATGCCGATATTTTCCGTGCGTCGCTGGAGACTGTCGACAAAGGACAAATGGAAGCCGCGCGTTCCCTTGGCTTCGGCAATGGTGCCTCTTTGCGCTATTTCATTATCCCGCAGGCAATCCTTACTGCACTGCCACAGGTCGGCAATAACAGCATTATCCTACTCAAGGACACGGCCGTTCTTTCGGTGCTCGGCATCACAGAACTGGTGCTGAATGCCCAGCGCGGCATCAGCGAAACCTATCGTCCTTTTGAGTTCTACTTCGTTGCAGCCGTGCTCTATTACCTCGTCAATCTTCTGATGGAATGGGGTTTGAGCAAAGCGGCCAAGAAAGCGGAAGCTATCCGATGA
- a CDS encoding amino acid ABC transporter permease, with the protein MDIALIERIFPFIVEAAWVTVALTIVSLLIGLVVASILVMARFSRYAPVRWIAVAYISIMRGTPLLVQLFLVFFGGPQFGFEFTPFVAGVITMGFNIGAYMSEGMRGAILAVDKGQNEASRSLGFGRVGTMRLFILPQAAPLMIRSLGVNTVILTKSTALVSTIGVVELTYTAQRFVTSTYKPFEVFAVAAAAYIVIIAVISLIVRGLETYFSAEKRAGA; encoded by the coding sequence ATGGATATCGCACTTATCGAGCGGATTTTTCCCTTCATTGTCGAAGCTGCCTGGGTCACTGTCGCACTGACCATTGTTTCGCTGCTGATCGGACTGGTGGTCGCAAGCATACTCGTTATGGCGCGCTTTTCACGATATGCACCGGTGCGCTGGATTGCTGTTGCCTATATCAGCATCATGCGTGGTACGCCGCTTCTGGTTCAGCTTTTCCTCGTGTTCTTTGGTGGGCCACAATTCGGCTTTGAGTTCACCCCCTTTGTGGCGGGTGTCATAACAATGGGCTTCAACATCGGCGCCTATATGTCTGAGGGTATGCGTGGTGCGATCCTTGCGGTTGATAAGGGTCAGAATGAAGCTTCCCGGTCGCTTGGCTTTGGCCGGGTTGGGACGATGCGGCTCTTCATCCTGCCGCAGGCTGCTCCTTTGATGATACGGTCGCTGGGCGTCAATACGGTTATTCTGACCAAGAGTACGGCCCTTGTCTCCACCATCGGCGTGGTTGAATTGACTTATACCGCGCAGCGCTTTGTTACTTCTACCTACAAACCATTTGAAGTTTTTGCGGTGGCCGCTGCGGCTTACATTGTCATCATAGCTGTCATTTCGCTGATCGTTCGCGGTCTTGAAACATACTTCAGCGCTGAAAAGAGGGCGGGAGCATGA